A genomic segment from Syntrophotalea acetylenivorans encodes:
- the draG gene encoding ADP-ribosyl-[dinitrogen reductase] hydrolase — translation MADPGYPAKNRDEIVARAQAAFLGLALGDALGATTEFLLPGEIRFRHKVHNKIIGGGWLNLKAGQVTDDTEMSLCIARAIDETGGWDRVRIMELFAEWLKGRPVDVGATCRRSISRYIIKGEIGKEYSDQDAGNGAAMRMAPVALFSLGDEDLLREQAVDQARLTHHNKLSDAACITIGRLVQQAILGADRPALHSIVRQLYSECPKFQCKRYRGGASAYVVETLQTVFHYFFGTAHFEECLVGVVNQGGDADTTGAIAGMIAGAFYGMDSLPKKWLKKLDPMVRKEIEVLAERLVEFSPLGKQF, via the coding sequence GTGGCTGATCCGGGATACCCGGCAAAGAACCGGGACGAGATCGTGGCGAGGGCGCAAGCTGCTTTTCTGGGTTTGGCCCTGGGTGATGCACTGGGCGCCACCACGGAGTTTCTTCTGCCTGGTGAGATTCGCTTTCGGCACAAGGTGCATAACAAGATTATTGGCGGCGGCTGGTTGAATCTCAAGGCCGGTCAGGTAACTGATGATACGGAGATGAGCTTGTGCATTGCTCGGGCTATCGACGAAACCGGCGGTTGGGATAGAGTTCGTATCATGGAGCTTTTCGCCGAATGGCTGAAAGGCCGCCCTGTAGACGTTGGCGCCACCTGCCGCCGCAGTATCAGTCGTTACATCATCAAAGGTGAGATCGGGAAGGAGTACAGCGATCAGGACGCTGGCAATGGTGCCGCCATGCGCATGGCACCCGTGGCCTTGTTTTCCCTGGGGGACGAGGACCTGCTCAGGGAGCAGGCTGTCGATCAAGCAAGGCTGACCCACCACAACAAACTTTCCGATGCTGCTTGCATCACCATTGGTCGTCTGGTTCAGCAGGCCATCCTCGGTGCGGATCGTCCCGCATTGCATAGCATTGTGCGGCAACTTTACAGTGAGTGCCCAAAATTCCAATGCAAACGCTACCGGGGTGGTGCCTCGGCCTATGTGGTCGAAACCCTGCAGACCGTCTTTCATTATTTCTTCGGTACTGCCCATTTTGAAGAATGCCTGGTCGGGGTGGTCAATCAGGGAGGGGATGCCGACACCACCGGAGCCATTGCCGGTATGATTGCGGGGGCGTTCTACGGTATGGATTCCTTACCGAAAAAGTGGCTTAAAAAACTTGATCCGATGGTTCGCAAAGAGATCGAAGTACTGGCCGAGCGTTTGGTGGAATTTTCTCCACTGGGGAAGCAGTTTTAA